A section of the Flavobacterium sp. CG_23.5 genome encodes:
- a CDS encoding ferritin-like domain-containing protein has protein sequence MNILKFLEPFTNENLMNGKGSRRDSFTQFGQFGKNSVLAAIPFGLAALTSTKASAADINPTPSTPIGALQLALTLEYLEKEYYIMGLASGVIPTGGRDEKVFMQISAHETDHVSFLIAGLGGAGSPNFVAKPTFDFTVGGAFDPFNATGIGKTAAYAQFLALAQAFEDTGVRAYKGQAANLISAPDLLTAALQIHSVEARHASEVRRLRGLKGWITGNERGAGMPAATQAVYDGEQVTTQAGYNTATLFGAAAGSEAYDEPLTTAQTVTIANIFIV, from the coding sequence ATGAATATATTAAAATTTTTAGAGCCGTTTACCAACGAAAATTTAATGAACGGTAAAGGTTCAAGAAGAGACAGTTTCACTCAATTTGGACAATTCGGTAAAAACAGCGTACTAGCTGCAATACCTTTTGGACTTGCTGCGCTGACTTCAACAAAAGCATCCGCTGCTGATATCAACCCGACGCCCTCAACACCAATTGGGGCCCTACAACTGGCGCTAACCCTGGAATATTTAGAAAAAGAATACTATATTATGGGGTTAGCATCAGGTGTGATTCCTACGGGTGGCCGAGATGAAAAAGTATTTATGCAAATTTCTGCGCATGAAACGGATCACGTAAGCTTCCTTATTGCAGGTTTAGGTGGAGCTGGAAGTCCTAATTTTGTTGCCAAACCAACATTTGACTTTACAGTTGGCGGTGCATTTGATCCTTTTAATGCTACTGGTATTGGAAAAACGGCAGCATACGCACAGTTCTTGGCATTAGCACAAGCATTTGAGGATACTGGAGTACGTGCGTATAAAGGACAAGCCGCAAATCTAATTTCAGCTCCGGATTTACTGACTGCTGCATTACAAATTCATTCAGTGGAAGCGCGACATGCCTCAGAAGTGAGAAGGTTACGTGGCTTGAAAGGATGGATAACTGGAAACGAAAGAGGGGCAGGAATGCCAGCTGCAACACAAGCTGTATATGACGGGGAACAAGTGACAACTCAAGCGGGTTACAATACAGCTACACTTTTTGGAGCGGCCGCTGGATCTGAAGCTTATGATGAGCCTTTAACGACAGCTCAAACGGTAACAATTGCAAATATTTTTATCGTCTAA
- a CDS encoding ferritin-like domain-containing protein gives MKNEVKIHEVSSSPLKGRREFLKISGLVVASTGLIMMGCNDDDNSSPTDDKLPGVRNGKFDLGGNDLGVLSYAYALEQLEADFYTKVVNASNFRTVFNSTEQEVLTDLYNHEVIHREFFKAALTGALPNPSLQLLPNLAFNYGTLNFNSRAEVLATSKALEDTGVAAYNGAGRLLTNPDYLLLAGKIVSVEARHASAIRSLINPNSNDFAGDDVINTSTGLDVMKTPSQVLPIAGGFITTAFTAQFLP, from the coding sequence ATGAAAAATGAAGTTAAAATTCATGAAGTAAGTTCCTCTCCTCTCAAAGGACGACGGGAATTTCTTAAAATCAGCGGACTAGTCGTTGCCAGCACCGGGCTGATTATGATGGGATGTAATGATGATGACAATTCTTCCCCAACAGATGACAAACTACCTGGGGTTCGAAATGGAAAATTCGATTTAGGCGGTAATGATTTAGGCGTACTTAGTTATGCGTATGCTTTGGAACAGCTGGAAGCTGATTTTTATACCAAAGTGGTTAATGCGAGCAATTTCAGAACTGTATTTAATTCGACAGAACAAGAAGTTCTAACCGATTTATACAATCATGAGGTAATTCATCGCGAATTTTTCAAGGCGGCATTGACGGGTGCTCTGCCTAATCCAAGCCTTCAATTACTTCCTAATTTGGCTTTTAATTATGGAACCTTGAATTTTAACAGCCGTGCGGAAGTTTTAGCAACTTCAAAGGCGTTGGAAGATACTGGGGTAGCTGCATATAATGGAGCAGGAAGATTGCTGACGAATCCTGATTATTTATTGCTAGCAGGAAAAATTGTTTCTGTTGAAGCAAGACATGCCTCCGCAATACGAAGTTTAATCAACCCTAATTCAAATGATTTTGCGGGTGATGACGTAATAAACACTAGTACTGGACTGGACGTAATGAAAACTCCTTCTCAAGTTCTGCCAATCGCTGGTGGATTTATCACAACTGCTTTTACAGCACAATTTTTACCATAA